One Methylocaldum marinum DNA window includes the following coding sequences:
- a CDS encoding CpsD/CapB family tyrosine-protein kinase: MESISRALGQHHQDAVQASPQIPKGDLVSLESIQYTQTRSVTLSREQLRRQRIIAGYGPCAFVDAYKILRTRVLHQMREQGWNTLAITGPGAGCGKSLTAINLALSIALEVHQTVLLADVNLRDPAIHRYLGIEPIAGLSDHLMDNVPIQKILLNPRGIGRFVVLPGKRPIFNSSELIASPKMVQLVKELKHRYPSRFVVFDLPHLGTADALSFAPYVDAAILVVEEGKTTQDELSRAIASLDGIPLVGLVLNKAETGSVE, from the coding sequence ATGGAAAGTATCAGTAGAGCACTCGGACAGCACCACCAGGACGCCGTGCAGGCAAGCCCGCAAATCCCGAAGGGAGACCTGGTTTCATTGGAAAGCATTCAGTATACGCAAACCAGAAGCGTAACTCTCTCGCGGGAGCAGCTCCGCCGCCAACGCATTATCGCGGGTTATGGACCTTGTGCCTTCGTCGATGCGTACAAAATCCTCCGTACTCGAGTATTGCACCAGATGCGGGAACAAGGCTGGAATACCCTCGCCATAACCGGCCCCGGCGCAGGCTGCGGGAAAAGCCTGACCGCCATCAACCTCGCGCTCAGCATCGCGCTCGAAGTCCATCAAACCGTTCTGCTGGCCGATGTCAATCTCAGAGATCCCGCCATTCACCGCTACCTCGGCATCGAACCCATCGCAGGACTGAGCGATCATTTGATGGACAACGTTCCCATACAAAAAATCCTCCTCAATCCTAGGGGTATAGGGCGATTTGTCGTTCTGCCGGGAAAACGTCCGATATTCAACTCCTCGGAGTTGATCGCCTCGCCGAAAATGGTGCAACTGGTGAAGGAGCTGAAACACCGCTATCCGTCGCGATTTGTCGTCTTCGACCTGCCCCATTTGGGAACTGCGGACGCCTTGTCTTTCGCGCCCTATGTCGATGCCGCGATTTTAGTCGTCGAAGAAGGGAAAACCACCCAGGACGAGCTTTCCCGAGCCATAGCTTCCCTTGACGGAATACCCTTGGTCGGGCTGGTTTTGAACAAGGCCGAAACCGGTTCGGTGGAATAG
- a CDS encoding DUF748 domain-containing protein, whose protein sequence is MNRLARIARNPWILTITAALLVYTLAGFSLIPYLVRHYVPKLASQHLKRDASVGEVGFNPFVFTFEARDFDLKDTDGQPILRFSRLFIDFELESIFRRAWTFADFRLETPSVNAIVDQDGTLNLARIAEDVPKSEQPEQPDEPLPRLLIKHLSLTNGSAHYADYSKDTDITETVSPIDLELRTLTTLPEKTGDYQLVLKLPDGATLEWRGNLSLNPMLSDGDLRLDAFSLATPWRFLRDRLGLDEPSGRADLSAHYRYSRNSENTDLSVSNLALKLSELRLAMTGADDPILAMERIEAGNVGFDLAGRNISVPSLVIENGEVRASVDSSGSLNWQNLVKPEEPGGASSNSNDPPPDSASQTPWKLVVENFKTTDVEVAYTDASRRSPYVVSINRFGFGLKADAEIGTDETKARIEALAASLDRIALTEPGSPEPLAAWDAFEITDGQVDLEKREAIVGRAALKGGKAKIIRDKSGTIHLAEIFGPKNGSAVAPSSTEAGSRPAEQAWNFALKAFALEGFSLALVDRSLAPEIAYDFKDINIDLQNITNDNITPVTFDAALKIEQGGSLKTTGTASLKGDRAEAKVEADRINLTALHPLVSEFAKLKLESGDLSSALQVEFTQTERGPSVKTKGTLSVSDLLLNEAGSSGRFLSWKKLSADEIDFSLAPDRLSIREVRIDQPGSKITIFEDRSTNLAAVFKKPAASSAPDRKASTSRTATRQNSQKPFPVTVERVRVSNGVVDFSDLSLVIPFAALIHDFNGTVTDISTVASGRTHLAFAGRVNQFGSVNVDGAMNLMEQKKFSDIDVVFRNVSMTSLSPYSATFAGRKIQSGKLDLDLEYKIEDSLLKSENKIALENFTLGDRIESPNAVSLPLDLAVAVLTDSQGQINVSVPVEGDVDSPKFRYGKVVWEAVVTVLQNAATAPFRMIGSVFGDGEEHLDTVLFEPGGDTLPPPELEKIKKFGEALEKRPILKLTVHGQFDPERDGEALRSLSVRRAVSEKVGIEIKAGEDPGPLAFTNAKTQRALEELIIERAGPKALDEIQANFEKKSGRKPQRLGRLSALFGRASEDQEFYEQLFKHLVGNAPLEKSELEALGERRANAIRHELIALPGVDRTHIGAGKVESTSENIDGKVPSRLKPEALGG, encoded by the coding sequence ATGAATCGGCTGGCCCGAATCGCTAGAAACCCGTGGATACTCACCATTACGGCAGCGCTCCTAGTTTACACGCTGGCCGGATTTTCCCTGATTCCTTACCTGGTAAGGCATTATGTCCCCAAACTTGCTTCCCAACATCTGAAACGGGATGCTTCGGTCGGCGAGGTAGGCTTCAACCCGTTTGTATTCACCTTCGAAGCCCGCGATTTCGACCTCAAGGACACGGATGGCCAGCCGATCCTTCGATTCAGCCGGCTTTTCATCGATTTCGAACTGGAAAGTATTTTCCGCCGGGCATGGACTTTTGCCGATTTCCGATTGGAAACGCCTTCGGTAAATGCAATCGTCGATCAGGACGGTACGCTCAACCTGGCCAGAATCGCGGAAGACGTACCAAAATCCGAGCAACCGGAACAGCCCGACGAACCCCTACCTCGTCTGTTGATCAAGCACCTATCACTGACGAATGGTTCTGCGCACTACGCAGACTACTCGAAAGACACCGATATAACGGAAACGGTAAGTCCCATCGATCTGGAACTCAGAACGCTCACCACCCTTCCGGAGAAGACCGGAGATTATCAACTCGTTCTGAAACTCCCGGACGGGGCCACGCTCGAATGGCGCGGAAATCTGTCGTTGAACCCGATGCTTTCCGACGGCGACCTGCGACTCGATGCTTTCAGCCTGGCAACCCCGTGGAGATTTTTGCGAGACCGGCTCGGTTTGGACGAGCCGTCCGGGCGGGCCGATTTATCGGCACACTACCGCTACAGCCGGAATTCGGAAAATACCGATCTATCCGTGAGCAATTTAGCGCTGAAACTATCGGAGCTGCGCCTCGCCATGACCGGTGCCGACGACCCTATCCTTGCCATGGAAAGGATTGAAGCAGGCAACGTCGGTTTCGACCTGGCCGGCCGAAACATCAGCGTACCGTCCTTGGTCATCGAAAACGGCGAAGTTAGAGCCTCCGTGGACAGTTCCGGTTCGCTGAACTGGCAAAATTTGGTGAAACCGGAAGAACCGGGCGGTGCCTCTTCGAATTCGAACGATCCGCCGCCGGACAGCGCAAGCCAAACACCATGGAAGCTCGTGGTGGAAAATTTTAAAACCACCGATGTCGAAGTCGCCTACACCGATGCTAGCCGCCGGTCACCCTACGTTGTGTCGATCAACCGTTTCGGTTTCGGTCTCAAGGCCGACGCCGAAATCGGAACAGACGAGACGAAAGCCAGAATCGAAGCGCTGGCCGCCTCTCTGGACCGGATTGCGCTCACCGAACCCGGCTCGCCCGAACCCTTGGCTGCATGGGACGCATTCGAAATAACGGACGGTCAGGTCGATCTCGAAAAGCGCGAGGCCATTGTCGGACGGGCCGCACTGAAAGGCGGCAAGGCGAAAATCATACGCGACAAATCCGGTACGATACATCTGGCCGAAATTTTCGGACCCAAGAACGGGTCGGCTGTAGCCCCCTCCTCTACCGAAGCGGGTAGCCGGCCCGCGGAACAAGCGTGGAACTTCGCACTCAAAGCCTTCGCACTGGAAGGCTTCAGCCTCGCGCTCGTCGACCGCAGCCTGGCTCCCGAAATCGCCTATGATTTCAAAGACATCAACATCGACCTGCAAAACATCACGAACGACAATATCACGCCCGTCACATTCGATGCCGCCCTCAAGATCGAACAAGGCGGTTCGCTGAAGACGACAGGCACCGCATCCCTTAAAGGAGATCGGGCGGAAGCCAAGGTCGAGGCCGACCGAATCAACCTGACCGCACTGCATCCCTTGGTCTCCGAATTCGCCAAGCTCAAGCTGGAAAGCGGCGACCTATCGAGCGCTCTACAGGTGGAGTTCACCCAGACTGAAAGGGGTCCTTCGGTCAAAACCAAAGGCACACTCAGCGTCTCCGATTTGCTGCTGAATGAAGCCGGAAGCAGCGGGCGCTTTCTGTCCTGGAAGAAGCTTTCGGCCGATGAAATCGATTTTTCGCTCGCACCTGACCGCCTGTCGATACGTGAGGTACGCATCGACCAGCCGGGATCGAAAATCACGATCTTCGAAGACCGCTCAACCAATCTTGCCGCCGTATTCAAAAAACCCGCCGCCAGCAGCGCGCCCGACAGGAAAGCGTCCACTTCCAGAACGGCGACGCGGCAGAATTCGCAAAAGCCGTTTCCTGTCACGGTCGAACGCGTCCGTGTCAGCAACGGCGTAGTCGATTTCAGCGACCTGAGTCTGGTCATCCCGTTTGCCGCCCTGATCCATGACTTCAATGGAACCGTAACCGACATATCCACGGTGGCCTCGGGCCGAACCCACCTGGCCTTCGCCGGGCGCGTCAACCAATTCGGATCGGTCAACGTCGACGGTGCGATGAATCTCATGGAGCAAAAAAAATTCAGCGACATCGACGTGGTCTTCCGTAATGTTTCGATGACATCGCTCTCGCCGTATAGCGCAACGTTCGCCGGACGCAAAATTCAGTCCGGCAAGCTCGATCTGGATCTGGAATACAAGATCGAAGACAGCCTGCTGAAAAGCGAAAACAAGATCGCTTTGGAAAATTTCACCTTGGGAGATCGTATCGAAAGCCCTAATGCAGTTTCCTTGCCGCTGGATCTCGCGGTTGCAGTGCTCACTGATAGCCAGGGCCAAATCAACGTCTCCGTCCCGGTGGAAGGCGATGTCGACAGCCCCAAATTCCGCTATGGCAAAGTCGTCTGGGAAGCGGTAGTCACGGTATTGCAGAATGCAGCCACGGCTCCTTTCAGGATGATCGGCTCGGTATTCGGCGACGGCGAGGAACACCTCGACACGGTGCTGTTCGAGCCCGGCGGGGACACCTTGCCGCCGCCGGAGCTGGAAAAGATCAAGAAATTCGGCGAAGCGCTGGAAAAGCGCCCTATCCTTAAATTGACGGTGCATGGCCAATTCGATCCCGAACGTGACGGCGAAGCCCTGAGATCCCTGAGCGTTCGGCGCGCCGTCTCCGAAAAGGTGGGCATCGAGATCAAGGCCGGGGAAGATCCGGGGCCGTTGGCTTTTACCAACGCCAAAACCCAGCGCGCCCTGGAAGAGTTGATTATCGAGCGAGCCGGACCCAAGGCGCTCGATGAAATCCAAGCCAATTTCGAAAAAAAGAGCGGAAGGAAGCCGCAGCGGCTCGGCAGATTGTCGGCTCTGTTCGGCCGAGCGAGCGAAGACCAGGAATTCTACGAGCAACTGTTTAAGCATCTGGTCGGCAACGCTCCCTTGGAAAAGTCCGAACTCGAGGCCCTGGGAGAGCGCCGCGCCAATGCCATCAGGCATGAACTCATCGCTCTGCCCGGCGTCGATCGCACTCACATCGGCGCAGGAAAAGTCGAATCCACTTCGGAAAACATCGACGGAAAGGTTCCGTCCCGACTCAAACCGGAGGCGTTGGGCGGTTAA
- a CDS encoding Crp/Fnr family transcriptional regulator → MKRSVPDWLYKHLLFAELEESQLTRVIAAALPVRLEAGEELFTHGQCASRFYILETGTIQLYRLSAAGEEKVIELIQPHQSFAEAVMFMEGHLYPVSARAIVPSELWGFDIKTFRSVLETSPEVCFRLLGRMSQRLHQLLQEIDELTLQNATMRVVQYLLRSAPDRNCTSYSIQWETPKQVLASRLSVRPETFSRILQQLVQAGAIEVHGKVVDVLDAARLRHCVGQSD, encoded by the coding sequence ATGAAAAGATCGGTACCCGACTGGCTGTACAAGCACCTGCTGTTCGCGGAACTGGAAGAATCTCAATTGACCCGGGTGATCGCCGCCGCGCTTCCGGTTCGGTTAGAGGCGGGAGAGGAGCTTTTCACCCACGGCCAATGCGCCAGCCGTTTTTATATCCTGGAAACGGGGACGATTCAGCTTTACCGCCTTTCGGCGGCGGGTGAGGAGAAGGTTATCGAATTGATTCAGCCCCACCAGTCTTTTGCCGAAGCCGTCATGTTCATGGAAGGCCATCTTTATCCCGTAAGTGCTCGTGCGATCGTCCCCAGTGAGCTTTGGGGATTCGACATCAAGACTTTCCGGAGCGTATTGGAGACCTCGCCGGAAGTTTGTTTTCGACTATTGGGCCGGATGAGCCAGCGTCTTCACCAATTACTGCAGGAGATCGACGAATTGACCTTGCAGAATGCGACGATGCGGGTCGTGCAATACCTGCTGCGCTCCGCGCCCGATCGGAATTGCACGAGCTACAGCATACAGTGGGAAACGCCGAAGCAGGTATTGGCTTCGCGCCTTTCGGTACGTCCGGAGACCTTTTCCCGGATTCTGCAACAACTGGTGCAGGCCGGAGCGATCGAGGTCCACGGAAAGGTGGTGGATGTGCTGGATGCGGCGCGTTTACGGCATTGCGTGGGACAAAGCGATTAA
- the hcp gene encoding hydroxylamine reductase, with amino-acid sequence MFCYQCEQTTRTDSGNGCAMAKGVCGKDQVTADLQDLLIYGIKGIAQYARRARGFGISDREADGFILYAMFTTLTNVNFNPARFIAMIQEAARLRDRIKARYEEAARDRGTAPEVLNGPATWQPVDDMDGLLAQTASAAVTAGREQVGDDIVGLRAMILYGLKGVAAYAHHAHVLGYESDELYTRFEEILDFLAGDPTDAEALVDQALAVGQLNLKALELLDAANTDSFGHPEPASVRMTPVKGKAILISGHDLKDMAALLEQTKGMGINVYTHGELLPAHGYPKLRAYPHLVGNYGGAWQDQTREFAEFPGAILMTSNCLVEPHPRYRQRIFTAGPVGWPGVRHIANGDFSPVIQAALAFPGFQEDGPEQTVTVGFARNAVLGVADKVVDAVKTGAIRHFFLIGGCDGAAPGRNYYTDLADRVPEDSVVLTLGCGKYRFNRHEFGAIGGIPRLLDIGQCNDAYSAIQIASALAQAFNCGVNDLPLSLMVSWFEQKAVAVLLTLLSLGIRGIRLGPSLPAFLTPALLEQLSARFDLKPITTAEADIEAALHRAA; translated from the coding sequence ATGTTTTGTTATCAATGCGAACAGACCACCCGCACCGATTCCGGCAACGGCTGCGCCATGGCCAAAGGCGTCTGCGGCAAAGATCAAGTCACTGCCGATCTACAAGACCTCTTGATTTACGGGATAAAAGGCATCGCCCAGTATGCCCGCCGCGCGCGTGGTTTCGGCATCTCCGACCGCGAGGCGGACGGGTTCATACTCTATGCCATGTTCACGACGCTGACCAACGTCAACTTCAACCCTGCCCGGTTCATCGCCATGATTCAGGAGGCAGCACGCCTGCGCGACCGAATCAAGGCTCGCTACGAAGAAGCCGCTCGGGATCGAGGCACTGCGCCGGAAGTTCTGAACGGCCCCGCCACCTGGCAACCGGTGGATGACATGGACGGCTTGCTGGCGCAAACCGCCTCGGCCGCCGTGACCGCCGGCCGCGAACAAGTGGGCGACGATATCGTCGGCCTCAGGGCAATGATTCTTTACGGGCTCAAAGGGGTCGCCGCATACGCCCACCATGCCCACGTCCTCGGTTACGAAAGTGACGAACTCTATACCCGTTTCGAGGAAATCCTGGACTTTCTGGCCGGCGATCCCACCGACGCGGAGGCGCTCGTGGATCAAGCGCTGGCCGTCGGCCAATTGAATCTGAAGGCTCTGGAACTCCTGGATGCCGCCAACACCGACAGCTTCGGCCACCCCGAGCCGGCCAGCGTGCGGATGACTCCGGTCAAAGGCAAGGCGATCCTGATCAGCGGCCATGACCTGAAGGACATGGCAGCGCTGCTGGAACAAACCAAGGGCATGGGCATCAACGTCTACACTCATGGCGAACTGCTGCCGGCCCACGGCTATCCCAAGCTGCGCGCTTATCCGCATCTGGTCGGCAATTACGGCGGCGCCTGGCAGGACCAGACCCGCGAATTCGCGGAGTTTCCGGGCGCGATTCTGATGACGTCCAATTGCCTGGTCGAACCCCATCCCCGCTATCGGCAACGCATCTTCACCGCAGGCCCCGTCGGCTGGCCCGGCGTACGCCATATCGCCAACGGCGACTTCTCACCGGTCATTCAAGCGGCGCTGGCCTTCCCCGGCTTCCAGGAAGATGGCCCGGAACAAACCGTTACCGTGGGATTCGCCCGCAACGCGGTGCTCGGCGTCGCCGACAAAGTCGTGGATGCCGTCAAGACCGGCGCCATCCGCCACTTCTTCCTGATCGGCGGATGCGACGGCGCGGCGCCGGGGCGCAATTATTACACCGATCTGGCGGACCGTGTACCCGAGGACAGCGTCGTGCTCACCCTGGGCTGCGGCAAGTACCGCTTCAACCGGCACGAATTCGGCGCCATCGGCGGCATTCCGCGCCTCCTGGACATTGGGCAATGCAACGACGCCTACTCCGCCATTCAAATCGCGAGTGCCCTGGCTCAAGCCTTTAACTGCGGAGTAAACGACTTGCCCTTGTCGCTCATGGTGTCCTGGTTCGAACAGAAGGCCGTGGCCGTGCTCTTGACCCTGCTGTCACTCGGCATTCGAGGCATCCGACTCGGACCGAGCCTGCCCGCATTTCTGACGCCTGCGCTCCTGGAGCAGCTATCGGCACGCTTCGACCTGAAACCGATCACTACTGCCGAAGCGGACATCGAGGCAGCGCTTCACCGGGCAGCCTGA
- the mmoC gene encoding aromatic/alkene monooxygenase hydroxylase FAD-binding subunit MmoC, translating into MIIHVITLTTRDGQQVRFTCETEQNLLAAAEEEGIVLPSLCRDGGCGACLCTRVDGDYHLDSYNPQALPPDAAARGDLLLCRAHPQSDLSLEAPYDFDRIRFEALASRPAEIVELAPIAENTVRLLLRLQPDSSGGQAAEFEPGQYMSLEIPDSGISRAYSIANTSNWTGELEFLIRLQPGGTFSTYLEREAKTGQRIDVRGPSGHFVLQAQSLRPRYFVGGGTGLAPLLSMLRHMAELQEPQPARLYFGVNREAELFCLNTLQELSQTLPQLKIELCVWHPEPSWTGFRGTPVDALRRDLEQGGPVPDLYLCGPPALIDAATETARAFGISDEHIFSERFLPSN; encoded by the coding sequence ATGATCATCCACGTCATAACGCTCACCACCCGCGACGGGCAGCAGGTTCGTTTCACCTGCGAAACCGAACAGAATCTTCTCGCCGCCGCCGAGGAGGAAGGCATCGTACTTCCATCCTTGTGCCGGGACGGCGGTTGCGGCGCCTGTCTCTGTACCCGCGTCGACGGCGATTACCATCTGGACAGCTATAATCCGCAGGCGCTGCCCCCGGACGCCGCGGCTCGCGGCGACCTGCTGCTGTGCCGGGCCCATCCGCAAAGCGACCTTTCGCTCGAAGCGCCTTACGATTTCGACCGCATCCGCTTCGAAGCGCTGGCGAGCCGCCCCGCCGAAATCGTCGAGTTGGCGCCCATTGCCGAAAACACCGTGCGCCTGCTGCTCCGGCTGCAACCGGACAGCAGCGGCGGACAGGCCGCGGAATTCGAACCGGGGCAGTACATGAGTCTGGAAATTCCCGATTCCGGCATCAGCCGCGCCTACTCCATCGCCAATACATCCAACTGGACCGGAGAGCTGGAGTTTCTGATCCGGCTGCAGCCGGGCGGAACATTCTCCACCTATCTGGAGCGGGAGGCGAAGACCGGCCAGCGCATCGACGTGCGCGGCCCCAGCGGCCATTTCGTGCTGCAGGCGCAGAGCCTACGGCCTCGCTATTTCGTCGGGGGCGGCACCGGCTTGGCGCCTTTGCTTTCCATGCTGCGCCATATGGCCGAGTTGCAAGAACCGCAACCGGCACGGCTCTATTTCGGCGTCAATCGCGAAGCCGAATTATTCTGCCTGAACACGCTTCAGGAACTCTCCCAGACCCTGCCTCAGCTGAAAATCGAGCTTTGCGTTTGGCATCCGGAGCCGTCATGGACCGGATTTCGAGGCACTCCGGTCGATGCGCTGCGGCGCGACCTCGAGCAAGGCGGACCGGTGCCGGATCTGTATCTATGCGGTCCGCCCGCGCTGATCGATGCCGCGACGGAAACGGCGCGCGCTTTCGGCATCTCCGATGAACACATCTTCAGCGAGCGGTTTTTGCCCTCGAACTGA
- a CDS encoding HhH-GDP family DNA glycosylase: protein MSEPAQTETEHLLPTDLVAARRGRFSAELGIDVAELDDGELFKWLLAAVLFGARISERLAARTYRAFAERKLATPEAIIECGWNGLVAILDSGGYTRYDFKTATKLLNLSRSLLENYQGSLNRLHAEAESAEDLERRLIALAKGIGPTTVNIFLRELRGVWAKAAPALSELATDAAKTLGFLPEGQCDSRFAAARLQALWARAGGSARDFPDFETALVREGLLLRRAKAHGARTAH, encoded by the coding sequence ATGAGCGAACCGGCTCAAACGGAAACCGAACATTTATTGCCCACCGATTTGGTTGCCGCTCGCCGCGGCCGATTTTCCGCCGAACTGGGGATCGATGTCGCGGAGCTGGACGACGGCGAACTTTTCAAATGGCTTCTCGCGGCCGTTTTGTTCGGAGCGCGCATTTCCGAACGGCTGGCGGCACGCACTTACCGGGCTTTTGCGGAGAGAAAGCTAGCGACTCCCGAAGCCATCATCGAATGTGGCTGGAACGGGTTGGTGGCGATATTGGATTCCGGCGGGTATACCCGTTATGACTTCAAGACCGCCACCAAGCTCCTAAACCTGTCGCGGTCCTTGCTGGAGAACTATCAGGGAAGTCTCAACAGGCTGCATGCGGAAGCGGAATCCGCGGAGGATCTCGAACGAAGATTGATCGCTCTGGCGAAGGGAATCGGCCCGACGACGGTCAATATCTTCTTGCGCGAACTGCGCGGAGTCTGGGCCAAGGCGGCACCGGCACTATCCGAGCTCGCTACGGATGCCGCCAAGACGCTGGGTTTTCTGCCGGAGGGACAATGCGATAGCCGCTTCGCGGCAGCGCGATTGCAGGCGCTTTGGGCACGGGCTGGCGGCTCCGCGCGCGATTTTCCGGACTTCGAGACCGCACTGGTCAGGGAAGGCCTTTTATTACGGCGGGCGAAGGCGCATGGCGCTCGAACAGCCCATTGA
- a CDS encoding M28 family peptidase has product MEKVADALKMHVYALADQIGERNLMLPEALHAAERYITGQWEAQGYSVNRLAYWVKGIECANLEAARHGGRYPLDIILIGAHYDTVFGSPGADDNASGVAALLELSRLFMSSEPEKTVRFVAFVNEEAPFFAGRHMGSLIYAKAARQRRDRIRFMVSLEMLGCYYDTPNSQRYPVLLKYVYPDCGNFIAFVSNRHSRSDLLRLVRAFRRNSEFPIEHLAAPFFVPGVALSDHFSFWRQGYSAIMVTDTAFYRNPWYHTAGDRPDRLHYESFAAVVRGLYLALLDCANDAS; this is encoded by the coding sequence ATGGAAAAGGTGGCCGATGCATTGAAAATGCACGTTTACGCTTTGGCCGATCAAATCGGGGAGCGAAACCTGATGCTGCCCGAAGCCTTGCATGCCGCCGAGCGCTATATCACAGGGCAATGGGAAGCCCAAGGCTATTCGGTAAACCGGCTCGCCTATTGGGTGAAAGGGATCGAATGCGCCAATCTCGAGGCAGCGCGGCACGGAGGCCGCTATCCCCTCGATATCATTTTGATCGGAGCCCATTACGACACCGTTTTCGGTAGTCCCGGTGCGGACGATAACGCCAGCGGCGTTGCGGCTCTATTGGAACTGTCGCGCTTGTTCATGAGTTCCGAGCCGGAAAAGACTGTCCGCTTTGTGGCTTTCGTGAACGAGGAAGCACCGTTTTTCGCCGGACGGCACATGGGCAGCCTCATATACGCCAAAGCCGCCAGGCAGCGACGCGATCGGATTCGCTTCATGGTTTCGCTCGAAATGCTGGGCTGTTATTACGATACGCCCAATAGTCAGCGATATCCGGTACTGCTCAAGTACGTTTATCCCGACTGCGGCAATTTCATCGCCTTCGTGTCCAACCGGCATTCTCGGAGCGACTTGCTACGCCTCGTAAGAGCCTTTCGCCGGAATTCGGAATTTCCGATCGAGCATCTCGCAGCGCCATTTTTCGTGCCCGGCGTAGCGCTCAGCGACCACTTTTCCTTCTGGCGGCAGGGCTATTCGGCGATCATGGTGACGGACACGGCCTTTTATCGAAATCCCTGGTATCACACGGCTGGCGACCGGCCGGATAGGCTTCATTACGAGTCCTTTGCAGCGGTCGTCCGAGGCTTGTATCTGGCGCTGCTGGATTGTGCAAATGATGCATCCTGA